In the Diceros bicornis minor isolate mBicDic1 chromosome 22, mDicBic1.mat.cur, whole genome shotgun sequence genome, one interval contains:
- the INSL6 gene encoding insulin-like peptide INSL6, which produces MPRLSDVCLLLLGLPLVAFSVQLSDINRARKLCGRHLLKEIVKLCGNASWSQFEEETPTPLLSQATERVDTFIPDRLESSQTAFPVWGRGTNPVLTSASQEEAINSLEMLSLPEYRYKKANLPPDTTRKFSSSQDINSYIEETVEFQKKNTNKIKILSNLFWGNRPQRKRRGYSEKCCLKGCTKEELRIACLPYIDYKNLKQKGSSVVTEIY; this is translated from the exons ATGCCGCGGCTCTCCGACGTGTGTCTGCTGTTGCTCGGCCTCCCGCTGGTCGCGTTTTCCGTTCAGCTAAGCGACATCAACAGAGCCAGAAAGCTGTGCGGCAGGCACCTACTGAAAGAAATAGTCAAACTCTGTGGCAATGCTAGCTGGAGCCAGTTCGAGGAGGAAACTCCGACACCGCTGCTCTCCCAGGCCACCGAGAGGGTTGACACCTTCATCCCCGACCGCTTGGAAAGCTCCCAAACCGCTTTCCCGGTCTGGGGGAGAGGCACAAACCCAG TCCTTacttctgcctctcaggaagaAGCAATAAATAGTTTGGAGATGCTGTCACTGCCTGAGTATCGGTATAAAAAGGCCAACTTGCCACCTGATACGACAAGAAAATTTTCCTCCTCACAAGATatcaattcatatattgaagagactgtagaatttcagaagaaaaatacaaacaaaattaaaatcttaagcAATTTGTTTTGGGGGAATCGTCCCCAAAGAAAACGCAGAGGATACTCAGAAAAATGTTGTCTTAAAGGATGTACAAAAGAAGAACTTAGGATTGCATGCCTTCCATATATTGATTATAAAAACTTAAAGCAAAAAGGATCATCAGTTGTGACTGAGATATACTAG